Proteins encoded together in one Planctomyces sp. SH-PL14 window:
- a CDS encoding MGH1-like glycoside hydrolase domain-containing protein: MTVEQERLKDAREQTAPWKKWGPYLSERQWGTVREDYSENGDAWNFFTHDQARSRAYRWGEDGLAGISDDQQQLCFALALWNGQDAILKERLFGLTNSEGNHGEDVKEYYFYLDSTPTHSYMKYLYKYPQAAFPYADLVETNRGRNRNEMEYELLDTGVFGEDRYFDVFVEYAKAGPEDILVKITAVNRGPDAADLHLLPTLWFRNDWSNWIAASNRASEKPELRLRESKAGTSAVAGRHPSVGEFTLSCEGEAPLLFTENETNHERLFPGQKNESPYVKDGINNCVVQGDQGAVNPQSHGTKVAAHYKVRLDAGQTAVVRLRLTCGASGGIVEPFGEAYERVFAQRLREADEFYRAVTPPSVSADAANVMRQALAGMLWSKQFFFFDGDNWLDEHHSNPLHSGYRASRNSEWFHMLNKDIISMPDKWEYPWYAAWDLAFHTLPLAIVDPDFAKKQLRLMLKGVYQHPNGQLPAYEWNFSDVNPPVHAWATLFLHRTAQALGRETDTEFLRGAFNKLTLNFTWWTNRKDRFGKNVFEGGFLGLDNIGVFDRSAPLPTGGYLEQADGTAWMALFSQNMVELAVELAVDDPVYEDMVLKFVEQFYYIAAAMNRPGAEGMWDEEDGFYYDLLRLPDGTATRLKVRSLVGLLPLCATTVIEPWQRERIPRAMTGLMERLRRIPELAKAMHPTGPGHLGVKDRGILAILNPDRLRRILTKMLDENEFLGPYGIRSISKFHEQHPYVFYANGQEYRVDYLPAESNTGMFGGNSNWRGPVWMPVNAMIIRALLQYYLYYGDNFQIECPTGSGKMMNLYQVSQELSDRLTRTFLRNEQGRRPVYGGTEKFQSDPHWRDYLQFFEYFHADNGAGLGASHQTGWTGLVAKFIELFGLLDAKRALEGGKMTAFRKAT; encoded by the coding sequence ATGACGGTCGAGCAAGAGCGATTGAAGGACGCGCGCGAACAGACAGCCCCGTGGAAGAAGTGGGGGCCCTATCTGTCTGAACGGCAGTGGGGAACGGTCCGCGAGGACTACAGCGAGAACGGGGACGCCTGGAACTTCTTCACACACGATCAGGCCCGCTCGCGGGCGTATCGCTGGGGGGAAGACGGCCTGGCCGGAATCTCGGATGACCAGCAGCAGCTCTGTTTTGCCCTGGCACTCTGGAACGGCCAGGACGCGATCCTCAAGGAGCGGCTGTTTGGACTCACGAACAGCGAGGGGAACCACGGCGAGGACGTGAAGGAGTACTACTTCTACCTGGACAGCACGCCGACCCACTCGTACATGAAGTACCTCTACAAGTATCCGCAGGCGGCCTTCCCGTATGCTGATCTGGTGGAGACGAACCGGGGCCGCAACCGGAATGAGATGGAGTACGAGCTCCTCGACACGGGAGTCTTCGGGGAAGACCGATACTTCGATGTCTTTGTGGAGTACGCGAAAGCCGGCCCCGAGGACATCCTGGTCAAGATCACGGCCGTCAACCGGGGCCCGGACGCGGCCGATCTCCATCTCCTGCCGACGCTCTGGTTCCGGAACGACTGGTCAAACTGGATTGCGGCATCCAACCGCGCCTCCGAGAAGCCGGAGCTCCGGTTGAGAGAATCCAAGGCGGGGACAAGCGCCGTCGCGGGACGACACCCGAGCGTGGGCGAATTCACGCTCTCCTGCGAGGGGGAGGCGCCGCTGCTCTTTACGGAGAACGAAACGAACCACGAGCGGCTCTTTCCCGGCCAGAAGAACGAGAGCCCGTACGTCAAGGACGGCATCAACAACTGCGTGGTGCAGGGCGATCAGGGCGCGGTCAATCCCCAGTCTCACGGGACCAAGGTCGCCGCCCACTACAAGGTCCGTCTGGACGCGGGACAGACCGCCGTGGTCCGCCTCCGGCTGACCTGCGGGGCCTCCGGCGGGATCGTCGAGCCGTTTGGCGAAGCGTACGAGCGGGTCTTCGCCCAGAGGCTGCGTGAGGCGGATGAATTCTATCGGGCCGTGACCCCGCCCTCCGTCAGCGCCGACGCGGCGAACGTGATGCGTCAGGCGCTGGCCGGGATGCTGTGGAGCAAGCAGTTCTTCTTCTTCGACGGAGACAACTGGCTGGACGAGCATCACTCGAACCCGCTGCATTCCGGCTATCGCGCCTCCCGGAACTCGGAGTGGTTCCACATGCTGAACAAGGACATCATCTCGATGCCCGACAAGTGGGAGTATCCCTGGTACGCGGCCTGGGACCTGGCGTTCCACACGCTGCCGCTCGCCATCGTCGATCCCGACTTTGCCAAGAAGCAGCTGCGGCTGATGCTCAAGGGGGTGTACCAGCACCCGAACGGGCAGCTTCCCGCTTACGAATGGAACTTCAGCGACGTGAACCCGCCCGTTCACGCCTGGGCCACGCTGTTCCTGCATCGCACCGCACAAGCCCTGGGACGGGAAACGGACACGGAGTTCCTCCGCGGGGCGTTCAACAAGCTGACGTTGAACTTCACCTGGTGGACGAACCGGAAGGACCGCTTCGGCAAGAATGTCTTCGAGGGGGGATTCCTCGGCCTCGACAACATCGGCGTGTTCGACCGCAGCGCCCCGCTCCCCACCGGCGGCTACCTCGAACAGGCGGACGGCACGGCCTGGATGGCTCTCTTCAGCCAGAACATGGTGGAACTGGCGGTGGAGCTGGCGGTGGACGATCCCGTGTATGAGGACATGGTCCTCAAGTTCGTCGAGCAGTTCTACTACATCGCGGCGGCGATGAACCGGCCGGGAGCCGAAGGGATGTGGGACGAGGAGGACGGCTTCTACTACGACCTCCTGCGACTCCCCGACGGCACCGCCACGCGGCTCAAGGTCCGTTCCCTGGTGGGGCTGCTGCCGCTGTGCGCCACGACGGTGATCGAGCCCTGGCAGCGGGAACGCATTCCGCGGGCGATGACCGGGCTGATGGAACGCCTGCGGCGCATCCCGGAACTCGCGAAGGCCATGCATCCCACCGGCCCCGGCCACCTGGGGGTCAAGGACCGAGGGATCCTCGCCATCCTGAATCCGGATCGACTGCGCCGCATCCTCACGAAGATGCTCGACGAGAACGAGTTCCTGGGCCCCTACGGCATCCGCTCCATCTCGAAGTTTCACGAGCAGCATCCATACGTCTTTTATGCGAACGGGCAGGAATACCGCGTCGATTACCTCCCCGCGGAGTCGAACACCGGCATGTTCGGCGGCAATTCCAACTGGCGGGGCCCCGTCTGGATGCCGGTCAACGCGATGATCATCCGCGCCCTGCTGCAGTACTACCTCTACTACGGGGACAACTTCCAGATCGAGTGCCCGACTGGTTCGGGAAAGATGATGAACCTGTACCAGGTGAGCCAGGAGCTGTCCGACCGGCTTACCCGGACCTTCCTCCGCAACGAACAGGGGCGGCGTCCGGTGTACGGCGGCACGGAGAAGTTCCAGTCCGATCCCCACTGGCGCGACTACCTGCAGTTCTTCGAGTACTTCCACGCCGACAACGGGGCGGGACTCGGAGCCAGCCACCAGACCGGCTGGACGGGCCTCGTTGCCAAGTTCATCGAACTCTTCGGTCTTCTGGATGCGAAGCGGGCGCTGGAGGGGGGCAAGATGACCGCCTTCCGTAAAGCGACATAG
- a CDS encoding bile acid:sodium symporter family protein, which yields MTVTQFTNLIVAVALIEMMITIGLGVTVGELADVARDWRLTAKAAWGNYVCVPAATLALLLCRTPPMTAAGFLILAVCPGAPFGPPITAIAKGNVATAVGLMVLLAGSSAILAPLLLGLLLPFVAGDQQLTVNPLDMVRTLLVTQLLPLCLGLAIRSARPQLAERLLKPANAAGKVLVLLACGLIVGTQSEIFLGIRPASVVAMLALLAASLGTGWILGGPGLANRKALTLTTALRNVGVGLVIATGSFARTSAVTAVVTYAVFEIIGSLLLAMWWGRQSPRT from the coding sequence ATGACAGTCACCCAATTCACGAACCTGATTGTCGCCGTCGCGCTGATCGAGATGATGATCACGATCGGACTGGGCGTGACCGTCGGCGAGTTGGCCGACGTGGCCCGGGACTGGCGCCTGACGGCCAAGGCGGCGTGGGGGAACTACGTCTGCGTCCCCGCCGCCACCCTGGCCCTGCTGCTGTGCCGGACGCCCCCCATGACGGCCGCGGGGTTCCTGATCCTGGCGGTCTGCCCCGGGGCTCCCTTCGGACCGCCGATCACGGCGATCGCCAAGGGAAACGTCGCGACCGCCGTCGGCCTGATGGTCCTGCTGGCGGGATCCTCCGCGATCCTGGCCCCCCTGCTCCTGGGCCTGCTCCTTCCCTTTGTGGCGGGCGATCAACAGTTGACCGTCAACCCGCTCGACATGGTGAGGACGCTCCTCGTCACGCAGTTGCTTCCCTTGTGCCTGGGGCTGGCGATCCGAAGCGCCCGCCCTCAACTGGCGGAGCGTCTGCTGAAGCCGGCCAACGCGGCCGGCAAGGTCCTGGTGCTGCTGGCCTGCGGTCTGATCGTCGGGACTCAGTCGGAGATTTTCCTGGGAATCCGCCCGGCGAGTGTCGTGGCGATGCTGGCACTGCTGGCCGCCAGCCTGGGGACCGGCTGGATCCTGGGAGGGCCGGGGCTGGCGAACCGGAAGGCCCTGACGCTGACCACCGCGCTCCGGAACGTGGGGGTCGGGCTCGTGATTGCGACCGGGAGCTTTGCGCGGACATCGGCCGTGACGGCCGTCGTGACCTACGCGGTGTTCGAGATTATCGGTTCATTGCTGCTGGCGATGTGGTGGGGCCGGCAGTCGCCGCGGACGTGA